One part of the Sneathia vaginalis genome encodes these proteins:
- a CDS encoding ABC transporter permease — protein sequence MKKIKYIIPLILLFFIRNPFKIDNLHILARPSLLHLLGTDNLGRDIFTRLLIGTVNTIMIVLIAVVLSSIIGNLLGFLSGYFGGVVDNVVEMAIDILLSIPSILVVITIVVLLGAGFKSLIFAILVIYLPSITNYARGLIIKEKDKEYILAAKTYGVKSFRIIVRHIFPNIKKYILLNFEINFSKAILTEASLGFLGIGIDPTIPTLGNMLNSSQSYFLVAPWFTIFPGLMIVYIVYKVNNITLRKKNGRIKN from the coding sequence ATGAAAAAGATAAAATACATAATACCATTAATTCTTTTATTCTTTATTAGAAATCCTTTTAAGATAGATAATTTACACATATTAGCAAGACCTAGTCTATTACATCTATTAGGTACAGATAATCTTGGTAGAGATATATTTACAAGGTTACTAATAGGGACAGTTAATACTATTATGATAGTACTAATAGCCGTAGTACTATCTAGTATAATAGGGAACTTATTAGGCTTTTTATCAGGGTATTTTGGAGGCGTAGTTGATAATGTTGTAGAAATGGCAATAGATATTCTTTTATCAATACCCTCTATATTGGTGGTAATAACAATAGTAGTATTACTTGGAGCAGGCTTTAAGTCATTAATATTTGCAATACTAGTAATATACTTACCCTCAATTACCAATTATGCACGTGGGCTGATAATAAAAGAAAAGGACAAGGAATATATATTGGCTGCTAAAACATATGGAGTTAAGAGTTTTAGAATAATAGTGCGACATATATTTCCGAATATAAAAAAATATATACTACTTAATTTTGAGATTAATTTTTCAAAAGCAATACTAACAGAAGCAAGTTTAGGCTTTTTAGGTATAGGTATAGATCCTACAATACCCACATTAGGTAATATGCTTAATAGTTCACAGTCATACTTCTTAGTTGCACCTTGGTTTACAATATTCCCAGGTTTAATGATAGTGTATATAGTGTATAAGGTTAATAATATAACATTGAGGAAGAAGAATGGAAGAATTAAAAATTAA
- a CDS encoding coproporphyrinogen III oxidase, whose amino-acid sequence MEIISNKEIDNKRFIEFIYTNFKDNTDKVYIDEKSTKDSISLKTGELEFKLPILFDYDRQRYAMYKALLLKKYNKKLNWGVLVGVRPTKLVNKMLEEGHSEEKIRNILSLVYLVKKEKIDLVFDIIKNDRGYIDKSTISLYVGLAFCPTKCTYCSFPAYLKKGKYEKKYDEYFLTIIDEVKEMTSLIKELRLKVGEIYIGGGTPSFLNYSELETLLSTLHNNVDFSTIKEFTFEAGRIDTLDEKKLDILKKYCVDRISINPQSFKEETLKKVNRYHSQEKLDEIYNLAYNKGFCINMDYIMGLPNESTEDMLNTIEKMKSYKAQNITIHSLALKKTSYLSKSKFFSENVDMDRVYKNIYSFAKEYNYLPYYIYRQKQSYREEENIGFCKKGYQSRYNIDIIEENKNIFSVGAGSYTKLIDKNNITRITAPKDPLVYVIEYRERIKKKKEEIKKFYEKNFTSSI is encoded by the coding sequence ATGGAAATAATAAGTAATAAAGAAATAGACAATAAAAGATTCATAGAGTTTATTTACACAAATTTTAAAGATAATACTGACAAGGTATATATTGATGAAAAAAGTACAAAAGATAGCATATCTTTAAAAACAGGGGAACTTGAATTTAAGCTACCAATTCTTTTTGACTATGATAGGCAAAGATATGCTATGTATAAAGCTCTATTATTAAAAAAATATAATAAGAAACTTAATTGGGGTGTTTTAGTTGGTGTTAGACCTACAAAGCTAGTGAATAAAATGCTAGAAGAAGGTCATAGTGAAGAAAAGATAAGAAATATACTAAGTTTAGTGTATCTTGTAAAAAAAGAAAAAATAGATTTAGTGTTTGATATAATAAAAAATGATAGGGGATACATAGATAAGTCTACAATTTCTCTATATGTTGGTCTTGCATTTTGCCCTACAAAGTGCACTTATTGTTCATTTCCAGCATACCTAAAAAAAGGAAAGTATGAAAAAAAGTATGATGAATATTTTTTAACAATAATAGATGAAGTAAAGGAAATGACTAGTTTAATAAAGGAACTTAGGCTAAAAGTTGGTGAAATATATATAGGTGGTGGTACACCTAGTTTTTTAAATTATAGTGAATTAGAAACCCTATTATCTACATTACATAATAATGTAGATTTTAGTACCATTAAAGAGTTTACATTTGAAGCTGGTAGAATTGATACACTAGATGAGAAAAAGTTAGATATATTAAAAAAATATTGTGTTGATAGAATAAGCATTAATCCTCAAAGTTTCAAGGAAGAAACTTTAAAAAAAGTAAATAGATATCATAGTCAGGAAAAGTTAGATGAGATATATAATCTGGCATACAATAAAGGCTTTTGCATAAATATGGACTATATCATGGGCCTACCTAATGAAAGTACAGAAGATATGTTGAATACAATAGAAAAGATGAAGTCATATAAGGCACAAAATATTACTATACATTCACTAGCACTAAAAAAGACAAGTTATCTTTCAAAAAGCAAGTTTTTTAGTGAAAATGTCGATATGGATAGGGTATACAAGAATATATATTCATTTGCTAAAGAATACAATTATCTCCCCTACTATATCTACCGTCAAAAGCAAAGCTATAGGGAGGAAGAGAATATAGGTTTTTGTAAGAAAGGTTATCAGTCAAGATATAACATAGATATAATAGAGGAGAATAAGAATATCTTTTCTGTTGGAGCAGGATCATATACCAAATTAATAGATAAAAATAACATAACAAGGATAACAGCACCAAAAGATCCATTGGTGTATGTTATTGAATATAGGGAAAGAATAAAAAAGAAAAAAGAGGAGATAAAGAAATTTTATGAAAAAAATTTTACTAGCAGTATTTAG
- a CDS encoding ABC transporter permease, with protein sequence MYYIKKIVKGIFNIYIITTISFFLISLIPGKPETVILGVDASQDRINAFRKAFNLDLPVFKRYIIWLKKIAVGDFGVSLKSQIPVKDLVLEKLPLTILITIISVIIIFLISIPLAFMLNKIKNKGKMKKYNKLLALSISIPSFWLAILVIYVFSVLLKLGGLSYDDNIFSLIIPCCIIAVPKIGQITYNLKKNLYHEIRQEYIKYLYSNGMNMKYLNFYVLKNAILPVLPLIGLMVIDILTGVVIIEQIFSIPGIGRLLLISVYTRDIPLLQALIIYTSSAVVVINIVVDILYGVLDKRISMEDKK encoded by the coding sequence ATGTATTATATAAAAAAAATAGTGAAGGGTATATTCAATATTTATATCATAACCACTATATCTTTCTTTTTAATATCACTAATACCAGGTAAGCCTGAAACAGTAATACTTGGTGTAGATGCGTCGCAAGATAGAATAAATGCGTTTAGAAAGGCGTTTAATTTAGATTTGCCAGTATTTAAGAGATATATAATTTGGCTAAAAAAAATAGCAGTTGGTGATTTTGGAGTATCCTTAAAATCACAAATACCTGTAAAAGACTTAGTTTTAGAAAAATTACCATTAACCATATTAATAACAATAATTAGTGTCATAATCATTTTTTTAATTTCTATACCACTTGCGTTTATGTTAAACAAGATAAAAAATAAGGGGAAAATGAAAAAGTATAACAAATTACTAGCACTAAGTATTTCTATACCATCTTTTTGGCTAGCAATACTTGTAATATATGTATTTAGTGTTTTACTTAAATTAGGTGGTTTAAGTTATGATGATAATATATTTTCTTTAATAATACCATGTTGTATTATTGCAGTTCCTAAGATTGGGCAAATAACATACAACCTAAAAAAGAACCTATACCACGAAATAAGACAGGAATATATAAAGTACTTGTACTCTAATGGTATGAATATGAAATATTTAAATTTTTATGTATTAAAAAATGCCATATTACCAGTCTTACCTTTAATAGGTTTAATGGTTATAGACATACTAACGGGGGTTGTAATAATAGAACAGATATTTTCTATACCAGGTATAGGAAGACTATTATTAATCTCAGTATATACAAGAGATATTCCTCTACTTCAGGCATTAATAATATACACATCATCTGCTGTTGTAGTGATAAATATTGTTGTAGACATCCTATATGGAGTCTTGGATAAAAGAATTTCTATGGAGGATAAAAAATGA
- a CDS encoding HXXEE domain-containing protein: MNTINTIVWLFPVIFMLHDFEEIIFVEAWKRKYKRKIQTTKMKKIPFADLGSTPSFSIGVLIEFFIISALSLFACIFDWYFLWLGLFFGFTIHLIVHCMLALQFKGYVPGVVTAVPFLPFCFYILWVSNKFLSFTTAQLWISYVVGAILMLLMVAVLHRCMKSFETFIKKWEV; encoded by the coding sequence ATGAATACAATAAATACGATTGTTTGGCTGTTTCCGGTTATTTTTATGCTGCATGACTTTGAGGAGATTATTTTTGTGGAAGCATGGAAACGGAAATATAAAAGAAAAATACAAACAACAAAAATGAAGAAGATTCCATTTGCCGATTTGGGGAGCACCCCTTCATTTTCCATTGGTGTATTGATTGAATTTTTTATTATTTCAGCTTTATCCCTTTTTGCTTGTATCTTTGATTGGTACTTTTTGTGGCTGGGATTATTTTTTGGATTTACCATTCATCTGATTGTGCATTGTATGTTGGCGTTGCAATTTAAAGGCTATGTACCTGGAGTGGTCACCGCAGTCCCGTTCCTTCCATTTTGCTTTTATATCCTTTGGGTTTCAAATAAATTCCTTTCTTTTACCACAGCTCAATTATGGATCAGTTATGTAGTAGGCGCTATTTTGATGCTCTTAATGGTGGCTGTTTTGCATAGATGCATGAAATCGTTTGAAACTTTTATCAAGAAGTGGGAAGTTTAA
- a CDS encoding ABC transporter substrate-binding protein: protein MMKRLFLILFLPLFLACSNFGDGKTIKTAMLVDIDSLNPYKFVGSSTEEVMFNVYEGLVKQTPDGEVKPAIAKSYNISSDGLTYTFDIRDNVYFHNNTKLTPSDVVFSLKKMKELELQPSFKNIKEIKLEGNKVILQLEKKDASLIYYLITPIVDEQTYNTIDKKAIGTGPYYVDTYKREQKLVFKAFDKYWGEKPNVKTVKISIMPNSDTVFMKYLSGELNFIYTVDSKRLDEIKDKTVIKTPRNMLFILGINNKKYDKNIREALNIAVNRDEINKSVFKGLGKLLDKDRTGDTSTLKGMKFELKVPTNNRMYTDTAQVVKQQLAKAGADVNIVPIEWASWLQDVYTNRNYELTLIGFTGKLDKDAVYRRYTSTYKKDFLNFNDSEYDNLVKEAKVTLDINKRNEMYNKAWNILLNESASVFILDPTNLVVCDKNIKGFTPYTISFIDFSKLVIE from the coding sequence ATGATGAAACGTCTATTTTTAATTTTGTTTTTACCACTTTTTTTAGCATGTTCTAATTTTGGGGATGGTAAAACTATAAAAACAGCAATGCTTGTAGATATTGACAGCTTAAATCCATATAAATTTGTTGGAAGTTCAACTGAAGAAGTAATGTTTAATGTTTATGAAGGTTTAGTAAAACAAACGCCAGATGGTGAAGTAAAACCAGCAATTGCTAAAAGCTATAATATCTCTAGTGATGGACTAACATATACATTTGACATACGTGATAATGTGTATTTTCATAATAATACAAAATTAACACCAAGTGATGTTGTATTTTCTTTGAAAAAAATGAAAGAATTAGAATTACAACCTTCATTTAAAAATATTAAAGAAATAAAGTTGGAAGGTAATAAGGTTATACTACAACTAGAGAAAAAAGATGCATCATTAATTTATTATCTAATAACTCCTATAGTAGATGAACAAACATATAATACAATAGATAAAAAAGCTATAGGTACAGGTCCATATTATGTTGATACATATAAGAGGGAACAAAAACTTGTATTTAAAGCATTCGATAAGTATTGGGGAGAAAAACCTAATGTAAAGACAGTAAAAATAAGTATTATGCCAAATTCAGATACAGTCTTTATGAAGTACTTAAGTGGAGAATTAAACTTTATCTATACAGTAGATTCAAAAAGATTAGATGAAATAAAGGATAAAACAGTAATAAAGACACCTAGAAATATGCTATTCATATTAGGTATAAATAATAAGAAGTATGATAAGAATATAAGGGAAGCTTTAAATATTGCTGTTAATAGAGATGAAATAAATAAGAGTGTATTTAAAGGATTAGGAAAACTATTAGATAAAGATAGAACTGGTGACACAAGTACATTGAAAGGAATGAAGTTCGAATTAAAAGTTCCAACTAACAACAGAATGTACACTGATACAGCACAAGTTGTTAAACAACAATTAGCTAAGGCTGGTGCAGATGTAAATATAGTTCCAATAGAATGGGCTAGTTGGTTACAAGATGTGTATACTAACAGAAACTATGAATTAACTCTAATAGGATTTACAGGTAAGTTAGATAAAGATGCTGTTTATAGAAGATATACATCAACTTACAAGAAAGATTTCTTGAACTTTAATGATAGTGAATACGATAATTTAGTAAAAGAAGCTAAGGTAACATTAGATATTAATAAGAGAAATGAAATGTACAATAAAGCATGGAACATCTTATTAAATGAATCAGCAAGTGTATTCATATTAGATCCAACAAATCTTGTTGTGTGTGACAAAAACATAAAAGGATTCACACCATATACAATATCATTTATAGATTTCTCAAAGTTAGTTATAGAATAA
- a CDS encoding undecaprenyl-diphosphate phosphatase has product MFGQIMKVIVLSFIEGLTEFIPVSSTGHMILVEHFLQLSSNKNFVNSFEIIIQLGAILSVIIYFRKKIFPISIPLWSKIIVAMIPAVVIGLALDDFIEQKLFNPYVVVAMLIIYGIILIFLEQIGKKKDIRRLRDISYKKALYIGLFQCLAMIPGTSRSAATIMGGMLIGVSRIAATEFSFFLAIPTMLGATVLKLLKIKALSYGEIGLIVLGFILSFVFAYIFIAIFMEYIKKHNFKIFGYYRIILGIVVAIILIFR; this is encoded by the coding sequence ATGTTTGGACAAATAATGAAAGTAATAGTATTAAGCTTTATAGAAGGATTAACTGAGTTTATACCAGTTAGTAGTACAGGACACATGATACTAGTAGAACATTTTTTGCAATTATCAAGTAATAAGAACTTTGTAAATTCATTTGAAATAATAATACAATTGGGTGCAATTTTATCTGTTATAATCTACTTTAGAAAGAAAATATTCCCCATAAGTATACCTCTATGGTCTAAGATAATAGTAGCTATGATACCAGCCGTTGTAATAGGTCTAGCATTAGATGACTTTATAGAACAAAAGTTATTTAATCCATATGTAGTAGTTGCCATGCTTATTATCTACGGGATAATATTGATATTCCTAGAACAAATAGGAAAGAAAAAAGATATAAGAAGATTAAGAGATATTAGCTATAAAAAAGCACTATACATAGGCTTATTCCAATGTTTAGCAATGATACCAGGTACATCAAGATCAGCTGCCACTATAATGGGTGGTATGTTAATAGGTGTATCAAGAATAGCAGCTACTGAATTTTCATTTTTCTTAGCAATACCAACTATGTTAGGGGCAACAGTATTAAAGCTACTTAAAATAAAGGCATTAAGTTATGGAGAAATAGGTCTAATAGTTCTAGGTTTCATACTTTCATTTGTGTTTGCATATATATTTATTGCAATATTTATGGAATATATAAAGAAGCATAACTTTAAAATATTTGGATATTACAGAATAATACTAGGTATAGTTGTTGCTATAATCCTAATATTTAGATAG
- a CDS encoding ATP-binding cassette domain-containing protein, whose protein sequence is MEELKIKNLNVTIDGEHLLKDISISVGKNEVIGILGESGSGKTLTTKFILNILPEKAIVTYDEYVKKVSVGAIFQNAFIVFNPTVRLGRQLKHLYKSHYNTIDGFDAKISEIFKKVGLDKKDFLKKYSFECSGGERQRLAIAGALIGDPSILIADEVTTALDTDTKNEVLSLLNKIRGKTSIIYISHEVNTMRNFVDRIYVMYKGEIIEKNTTKELFENPKQEYTKRLVELANKYID, encoded by the coding sequence ATGGAAGAATTAAAAATTAAAAATCTAAATGTCACTATAGATGGTGAACATTTATTAAAAGATATAAGTATTAGCGTAGGGAAAAATGAAGTCATAGGAATATTAGGAGAATCAGGTAGCGGTAAGACATTAACTACTAAGTTCATACTTAATATTTTACCAGAAAAAGCTATAGTAACTTATGATGAGTATGTAAAAAAAGTTAGTGTAGGTGCAATATTTCAGAATGCATTTATAGTTTTTAATCCAACAGTTAGACTTGGTAGGCAATTAAAACATTTATACAAGTCACATTATAATACTATAGATGGATTTGATGCTAAAATATCAGAGATATTTAAAAAAGTAGGATTAGATAAAAAAGATTTTTTAAAAAAGTATTCTTTTGAGTGTAGTGGTGGAGAAAGACAAAGGTTAGCAATAGCTGGAGCATTAATAGGAGATCCTAGTATATTAATAGCTGACGAGGTAACAACAGCACTAGATACAGATACTAAAAATGAAGTCTTAAGCTTATTAAATAAGATAAGAGGTAAAACCTCAATAATATATATATCACATGAGGTAAATACTATGAGAAACTTTGTTGATAGAATTTATGTGATGTATAAGGGAGAAATTATAGAAAAAAATACGACAAAAGAACTTTTTGAAAATCCTAAGCAAGAGTATACAAAAAGATTAGTTGAATTAGCAAATAAATATATTGATTAA